Proteins encoded together in one Candidatus Bathyarchaeota archaeon window:
- a CDS encoding aminotransferase class I/II-fold pyridoxal phosphate-dependent enzyme yields MLEAIKKAELGDDVYGEDPTVNALESLAADKMGKEAALLVTSGTQGNLVSLLSHTSKGDEVILEAESHIYYYEVGGLSAIGGLIPRPIKGVMGVLSPEDVEAAIRSEDIHQPRTTLLCIENTHNRAGGTIVTPREMASLEEVARNHGLAIHLDGARIFNAAVALKRDVKDFTRHVDSVMFCLSKGLSAPVGSLVAGDEEFINKARRFRKMLGGGMRQAGIIAAPGIIALEKMVDRLEEDHRNARLLAEGLSRIKGIMIDLRTVQTNIVVFSVEGLGLTSSKFVEMLHRRGVKAVEFGKTLVRMVTHRGISSDDIRYALSVIEGLVEGLEKRRS; encoded by the coding sequence ATGCTGGAAGCCATTAAAAAAGCCGAGCTCGGCGACGATGTTTACGGCGAGGATCCAACGGTCAATGCTTTGGAAAGCCTCGCCGCCGATAAGATGGGTAAGGAAGCCGCCCTTCTTGTGACGAGTGGAACCCAGGGGAACCTCGTATCCCTTCTAAGCCATACCAGCAAGGGGGACGAGGTCATATTGGAGGCTGAGTCCCACATCTACTATTACGAGGTCGGCGGTCTCTCCGCTATAGGTGGATTGATCCCGCGGCCCATAAAAGGGGTTATGGGCGTCCTGAGCCCTGAGGATGTGGAGGCAGCTATAAGGTCTGAGGATATACATCAGCCTAGGACGACGCTCCTCTGCATAGAGAACACCCATAATAGGGCTGGAGGTACGATCGTAACCCCGAGGGAGATGGCTTCGCTGGAGGAGGTTGCAAGGAATCACGGCTTGGCGATCCATCTGGATGGGGCAAGGATATTCAACGCGGCCGTGGCCTTAAAGAGGGATGTGAAAGATTTCACCAGGCATGTGGATTCGGTTATGTTCTGCCTTTCTAAGGGTTTAAGCGCCCCCGTGGGATCGCTGGTGGCCGGGGATGAGGAATTCATCAATAAGGCCAGGAGGTTCAGGAAGATGCTGGGTGGAGGTATGAGACAGGCCGGGATAATAGCCGCCCCGGGGATAATAGCCCTCGAGAAGATGGTCGACCGGTTAGAGGAGGATCACAGGAACGCTAGGCTTCTAGCTGAGGGATTATCTAGGATCAAGGGGATAATGATAGATCTGAGGACTGTTCAGACGAACATCGTCGTATTCAGTGTAGAGGGGCTCGGGTTAACCTCGTCCAAGTTCGTGGAGATGCTTCATAGAAGGGGTGTAAAGGCAGTTGAGTTCGGGAAAACCCTGGTTAGAATGGTGACCCATAGAGGCATCTCAAGCGATGATATAAGATATGCGTTATCGGTTATAGAGGGCTTGGTGGAGGGCTTGGAGAAGCGGAGGAGCTAA
- the trxA gene encoding thioredoxin: MDKPLILTDSNFNEEIAKHHLIVVDFWASWCGPCRMMAPIIESLAKEYAGRIVFGKLNVDENPATSRKFGIMSIPTLIIFRDGQISDKIIGAVPKTVLEGRILRSLAQ, encoded by the coding sequence ATAGATAAGCCTCTAATCCTCACAGACTCTAATTTCAATGAAGAGATAGCTAAACATCACCTCATCGTCGTGGATTTCTGGGCCTCATGGTGTGGACCATGCAGGATGATGGCACCCATAATAGAGAGCCTCGCAAAGGAATATGCTGGTAGAATAGTCTTCGGCAAATTAAACGTGGATGAAAACCCGGCAACCTCTAGGAAGTTTGGGATAATGAGCATACCCACCCTCATAATATTCCGGGACGGACAAATATCGGATAAAATTATAGGTGCGGTCCCTAAAACGGTATTAGAGGGGAGGATACTGAGATCCCTCGCCCAGTAA